Below is a window of Thermodesulfomicrobium sp. WS DNA.
GGCCGCCTCGGCACTGAGGCCGTCGATGGTGTAGACCTTCACCAGGCGTACGGCATCCACCGCGAGTCCCAGTTCGGTGCGGATCTTGTGCGCCACCCGGGCGCCTTGGGTATCGGGCAGGTCGGCGCGGGTGCCGACTTCCATGCGAACGATCATGCGAAACTCCTTGGTGGCTCTGGAGGGGCAAGAAAGACGAAGGCGTTCCCGCCCCCTTGTTTGGCTTGATAATTGGCGGCGTCGGCGCGGGAGATGAGGGACTGCACCGAGTCGTTTGGGGCAAGCAGGGTGGCGCCGATGCTCAGGGTGCACTCCGAGGTGATGGCCGCCACCTGTTTTTGGATGCGGGAGGCAAGGAGGGAGAGCCCTTCGGCCGATGCCTCGGCGCAGAGCACCAGGAATTCGTCTCCGCCGAAGCGGAAGGGATAGTCCATGCCTTTGCGGAGATTTTCGCGCAGCACGGCGCCGATGCCGGCAAGGAGCTCGTCCCCGGCGCTATGGCCGTGGCGGTCGTTGTACTGTTTGAAGCGGTCCACGTCGAAGAAGAGCACTCCCAGGGGTTTGCCCGTGCGTTGGCTGCGGTCTATTTCCCGTTCGGTGATGCTGGTGAGGTGGTGGCGGTTGAAGACGCGGGTGAGGGCATCGAGCAGGGCCTGGTCCTTGATGGCGCGCTCCAGGCGGCGCACCGCGGTCATGTCCCGGCCCACGAGCACGGCGTGGTAGCGGGGCGACTGCACCCGGATGCCCAAGAGCTCCAGCACGAACTCGCGGTTGCTCAACGCAGTGCGCACTTCCACGGGTTCGCGGCGGTCGAGAAGGGCGCTTAAGTCCCAATGCGGGTCGAGGGGGTTCATGGACGTGCCCAAGTCCAGGATGTTGCGGCCCACCAAAGCCTGGGCGTAGGGCTTGGACACGAAGCCGATGACCCCGGTCTCGTCGATGGTCATGACGATATCGGGCATGACGCGCAGAAGCCCTGCGAGAAAGTCGCGCTGTTCCACGGCCTCGAAGCCGTGGAAATGTACGGCGGAAAGGTCCTGGACGAGGAGCAGGATACGCCGGGGGCCGTTTTCCTGGCTCGCCATGCGGTAGGCGCTGACGCTGATGCAGGGCGCGGATTCCGCCATCTGGGGGTCCAGGGGGCAAAAGGCCGTGCAATGGCAGTCCTGCGCAGGGGTGTCCAGAAAATGGCGCCACTCCTCCACCTGCACCGGGTGCGGCAGCAGGGTGATGAGGTCGGTGAGCAGGGCGTCTTGGGGTGCGGCCGTGGTGAGGTAGCGGTTGAGCGCCGTGTTGGCGGCGATGAGGCGGCCGCTGCCATCGAACAGGGCCACGCCCACGGGCAGGCTCTCCAAGAGGGCGGCCTTGGCGCGTTGGGGGGCCTGATAGGTGAGATAGCGGCGGTAACTGGCAGCGGCCAGACGGGCGTAGAGCTCGGCGGCGGCGGATTTTTCCCCGCAGTCGGGCTGGGAGAGGCGTAGTTCTCCCAGGGGCTCGTCGTGGTCCGTCATGAGGATGGGGGTGAGGCTTGCCGGAAGGGGCATGGTGGCAAGCAGGTTGCCTCGGCCGAGAAAGGTCGCTCCCATGGGAGTGAGGGCGAAGCGCTGCCACCCCGGCACTTCCGGGTCGCGCAGGATCACTTCCGCGGTCTGGCAGCCCCAATTCCAGCGGACGTGGCGGCCCATGACCGTGGCCACGGCGGATACGTCCCCGGTGACGGCCTCGATCTCCCGCGCCTGGGCAAAAAAATCCTGGATATCGTCCACGGCGTAAGGCTTGAAGGACCATGTCTGGCGCCAGTCGACGCGCATCACCGTGCACATGGCATCGAAGCGCTCGCTCACGGTGGCCCGAAGTGTCTCCAGGGTCGCTGCGTCCAGACCGATGGCGCGCTTGATGAGCAGGTGCACCTGGCCAAGGGCCTCGGGCTTGGGGTGGGGGGCGAATTCCGCCTCTGCCCAGGCGGTGGCCAGGATGACCAGCTGGGTGAGCGGCGGGTGTTCCAGGACCCCGGCGAGATCGTGGTGGTGCTGCACCGCCTCGATGACCGGGCGCGGCAGATTCCAGAATTCGAGAAGTTCGGCGGTGAGCGCTTGGTGCTCCATGGCCTCCGGCAGTCCCGGGCCCACCAAGTCCGCGGGGGCGCCTTGAGGCAGACGGCCGGCCACGGTGAGGATGAGGATGGCCATGTCTTTGAGCAGCGTGGCCAGATAGGCTTCTTGCACCAGCGAGGCATGGGCGTGCTGGGCCATGGCCTCGGCAGCCAGCGCCCCCCAGACGATGGTCCGCCACACCAGGTTGGGGTCGAAGCCGTGCTCCAGGAGGATCACCCCGAGCCCCCGGTGCAGGGAGATGGTGAGCGCGATGCGCAGCAGTTCTTGCCGTCCGAGCACCACCACCGCACGGCGCAAGTCCACGATACGCTGGGTCTGCCCATAGACCGGCGAATTGACCAGGGCGAGCACGGTCCCGGCCAGGGCCGGGTCCGCCCGGAGGGTGTCGGCGACGGCGGCGGCGTCGGATTGGGGATCGACGATGATGGACAACAGCTTGGCCGCTATTGGAGAAAAGGAGGCCCGCAGACTCTCGCGCAAGGCTTGGGACAGTGGGGTGCGCATGGTCATTTCTCCCGTTTGAGGACGTACTCGCCGATGGTCTGGAGGAGCTCCCGCTCGGGGGATGGGGGAAAGAGGGAAAGGGCGGTGAGGGCGCTGGTGACGTAGGTCTGGGCGGCCTCCACCGTGGCGCGGGCAAAGCCGCCGTCCACCACGCGTCGCTCGATGGCTTCAAGCTCTGCCGCGCAGAGCTCCCGGCGCTGGATACGGCCGGCAAGTGCTCCGCGTTCGTCGTCCGGGAGGCTTTCGAGGAACAGGAGCAGCGGCAGGGTCCGCTTGCCTTCGCGCAGGTCCCCGCCTTGGGGCTTGCCCAGGGTGGCTTGCGTGGCGGCGTAGTCCAGGGCGTCGTCCACCAATTGGAAGGCGATGCCCAGCCCCAGGCCGAAACGTCGGGCGGCGTCCACCATGGCGGCGTCCGCCTGGGCGAGGATGGCCCCGGCTTCACAGGCCGCCTGGATGAGGTAGGCGGTCTTGCCGGTGATGATTTCGAGGTACGCTTCCTGGGAAAGGGTCGGGGCGTCCATGGCGGCGATTTCCTCGATCTCCCCGGCGGCGGTGGCGAGGATGGCCTGGGCCGCGCAGGCGGTGAGCGCCGGGATGCCGGGGCGCGCCATGATGGCGTTGGCGTGGGCCAGAAGGGCGTCTCCGGCGAGGATGGCGGGCACGAGGCCAAAGACGGTATGCGCCGCAGGCACACCCCGGCGGGTGGTCGCCCCGTCGAGGATGTCGTCGTGGATGAGGGTGGCGGAGTGCAGAAGCTCCAGGGCCACGGCCGTGGCGTGCAGGTGGACTTCCGCGCCGCCCAAGGCCCGGGCGGTGAGGATGGTGAGCATGGGGCGCAGGCGCTTGCCCCCGGCGCCCAGCACGTGGCGGGCCACGGGTTGGACGGATTGCGGCAGGCGCGCGATTTCTTCGTGGAGCGCCGTGTGGATGGCGGGAAGCTCGGCCTGAAAGGCGAGTTTGAGTTGCTGTGTGGTGCACCGAGTCATGCAGAGGTCCCTAGGCGGCTAAGAAGGGCGAGGGCGGCGCGGCCTGCCTCCCCCATATCCAGGCTCAAGTCGTTGGCATAGGCGGCAATATGGTTGGCGAGCGTAGGGGCGTCAAGCTCTTGGGCGAGGGAGCGTACCAACGGCATCACTGCCTCCGGGTGGCTGCGGGCAAAGGTGAGGCTTTTTCGGATGGCGTCCTCCACCGCGGCGCG
It encodes the following:
- a CDS encoding GGDEF domain-containing protein, producing MRTPLSQALRESLRASFSPIAAKLLSIIVDPQSDAAAVADTLRADPALAGTVLALVNSPVYGQTQRIVDLRRAVVVLGRQELLRIALTISLHRGLGVILLEHGFDPNLVWRTIVWGALAAEAMAQHAHASLVQEAYLATLLKDMAILILTVAGRLPQGAPADLVGPGLPEAMEHQALTAELLEFWNLPRPVIEAVQHHHDLAGVLEHPPLTQLVILATAWAEAEFAPHPKPEALGQVHLLIKRAIGLDAATLETLRATVSERFDAMCTVMRVDWRQTWSFKPYAVDDIQDFFAQAREIEAVTGDVSAVATVMGRHVRWNWGCQTAEVILRDPEVPGWQRFALTPMGATFLGRGNLLATMPLPASLTPILMTDHDEPLGELRLSQPDCGEKSAAAELYARLAAASYRRYLTYQAPQRAKAALLESLPVGVALFDGSGRLIAANTALNRYLTTAAPQDALLTDLITLLPHPVQVEEWRHFLDTPAQDCHCTAFCPLDPQMAESAPCISVSAYRMASQENGPRRILLLVQDLSAVHFHGFEAVEQRDFLAGLLRVMPDIVMTIDETGVIGFVSKPYAQALVGRNILDLGTSMNPLDPHWDLSALLDRREPVEVRTALSNREFVLELLGIRVQSPRYHAVLVGRDMTAVRRLERAIKDQALLDALTRVFNRHHLTSITEREIDRSQRTGKPLGVLFFDVDRFKQYNDRHGHSAGDELLAGIGAVLRENLRKGMDYPFRFGGDEFLVLCAEASAEGLSLLASRIQKQVAAITSECTLSIGATLLAPNDSVQSLISRADAANYQAKQGGGNAFVFLAPPEPPRSFA
- a CDS encoding polyprenyl synthetase family protein, yielding MTRCTTQQLKLAFQAELPAIHTALHEEIARLPQSVQPVARHVLGAGGKRLRPMLTILTARALGGAEVHLHATAVALELLHSATLIHDDILDGATTRRGVPAAHTVFGLVPAILAGDALLAHANAIMARPGIPALTACAAQAILATAAGEIEEIAAMDAPTLSQEAYLEIITGKTAYLIQAACEAGAILAQADAAMVDAARRFGLGLGIAFQLVDDALDYAATQATLGKPQGGDLREGKRTLPLLLFLESLPDDERGALAGRIQRRELCAAELEAIERRVVDGGFARATVEAAQTYVTSALTALSLFPPSPERELLQTIGEYVLKREK